The Panicum hallii strain FIL2 chromosome 5, PHallii_v3.1, whole genome shotgun sequence genome contains the following window.
CCAATCAGCGAGCAATTGGAATTGCTCTTGGTACTTGGTAGGACATGAATCCCGTCTGGTACGCTGCTAACCAGGGGATGGGCGACTAACTGAGATTCTGGCAGGTGGGCCCAAGGCTGAAGAGCGACAGGGAGAGGTTCGCGCCGAACAACATCCTGCTCatgatcgccggcggcgggctgcTGTGGCTGGGATGGGCCGGGTTCAACGGCGGCGCGCCCTACGCCCCCAACATCACGGCGTCCGTGGCCGTGCTCAACACCAACGTCAGCGCCGCGACGAGCCTCCTGACCTGGACCTGCCTCGACGTCATCTTCTTCGGCAAGCCCTCGGTGATCGGCGCCGTGCAGGGCATGATGACCGGGCTTGTCTGCGTCACCGCCGGTGCAGGTAACTTATTTTCTTCTCGAATTGTGACTCGTTGTCTAGTCTGGAGAAGTACGTTACACTACATGCAACGTAGTGGTTGCTAAATTATGAGCCAGAGCTTATAGTTGAACTGGCTGCATCCTTATCATTTTTTTAGTGCATTACACTACTAAAATTTTGGAATTTACAAATTGCATTGGTTTGCACCACGCACATGTATGCAGGGCTGGTGCACACATGGGCGGCCATACTGATGGGCGTCTGCGCAGGCAGCGTGCCGTGGGTCACCATGATGATCCTCCACAAGAGGTCCGCCCTGCTCCAGAAGGTGGACGACACGCTCGCCGTCTTCCACACGCACGCCGTCGCGGGGCTCCTCGGCGGCGTCCTCACGGGCCTCCTCGCCACACCGGACCTCATGGCGCTCCACTCGCACCTcccgggcgcgcgcggcgccttctacggcggcggcgtcgcgcaGGTGGGCAAGCAGCTCGGCGGCGCGCTCTTCGTCGTCGCCTGGAACGTCGTGGTCACCACGGGCATCATCCTGGCCGTCGCCCTCGTCGTCCCGCTGCGCATGCCCGACGAGCAGCTCAGGATTGGCGACGACGCCGCGCACGGGGAGGAGGCCTACGCGCTCTGGGGCGACGGCGAGAGGTTCGACTTGACACGCAATGAAGCGGCGAGGACCGGAGCGTGGGGCAACGGCGTCCGGGAGGAGACGGTGGACCACCGGCTGGCTGGCACGGGAGCCAGGGGCCTCACCATACAGTTGTAGCAGATTAGCAGAACGGGCGAGTTTTGTTGCTATACACAGCCATGGTGCTCCGTAGTCCGTACTGCTGTGCTGAACTGGATCATTTTGTCGCAAGAACATAAAATTTGAAGGATAACAAAATGTAACATAAACAAGAAATTCGAGGTTTATTCTTTGTTAATAGACATTTTTTACCCTACCGTACTAAGATTTGGATGACCAGACAACAGTTACTCTTAGCTCTGCTTTCGACTAAATCCAGAGGAAGCTATGATAGAAAGAGCATGTACATAGCACAAACTCGCACACGGACGAGCTAATGC
Protein-coding sequences here:
- the LOC112894318 gene encoding ammonium transporter 2 member 3 → MAAPPQPGPYAPDLPAVPAWLNKGDNAWQLTAATFVGIQSMPGLVVLYGSIVKKKWAVNSAFMALYAYASTLIVWVLVGFRMAFGDRLLPFWGKAGPALAEGFLTARASFPATARHGADGALVAPRTEPYYPEATLVLFEFEMAAITLVLLAGSLLGRMNIRAWMAFTPLWLLLSYTICAFSLWGGGFLYQWGVIDYSGGYVVHLSSGVAGFTAAYWVGPRLKSDRERFAPNNILLMIAGGGLLWLGWAGFNGGAPYAPNITASVAVLNTNVSAATSLLTWTCLDVIFFGKPSVIGAVQGMMTGLVCVTAGAGLVHTWAAILMGVCAGSVPWVTMMILHKRSALLQKVDDTLAVFHTHAVAGLLGGVLTGLLATPDLMALHSHLPGARGAFYGGGVAQVGKQLGGALFVVAWNVVVTTGIILAVALVVPLRMPDEQLRIGDDAAHGEEAYALWGDGERFDLTRNEAARTGAWGNGVREETVDHRLAGTGARGLTIQL